Genomic segment of Picrophilus oshimae DSM 9789:
ATGTTTCAAAGTCACCATTTATCGCCGCTATGGCAGCACCAAGACCAACAGTGTTCTTTAACAATGAATTGTCGCTGTATTTTCTGGCTATGTCAACCATTGGTACCGGGCAGTATGATACATTTTTGTACTCCCTGTAACCCTTTATGCCATCATCGAATATTGCTATGCCCTCAAGAGGTGAGGCGCCTCCCTCATTTATATCAGGATTTGTGTGCCTTTCAAGCGCATCCTTATTAAGCGCTATTAAAAGATCCAGGCCATCACCCTGGTTTTTAACCTTATGATCTGAGGCCCTTACCTGGTACCAGCTCTCGCCCCCTCTTATAAGATCCTGATAGTAATTATACGATGTAACATATAGGCCACATCTTGAAAATGTCCTTATTAGTATTTCACCTGCAGACTGGACTCCATCACCAGCTGCACCGCCTATTCTTATTATTACCTCATCCTCTCTCATATCATATCATAGTGTAATATACTGAACTGTATTTATATATTTACAATTTTTTTACATAGAAAAATATATAATAATAGATGCGTAATTTATTTAATATTTTATATAAAAGCATTTTTTGAAGGTTTTTACAGTGTTGCATTTTTAATAATGTTTATACCTGTTTATTTACTATTTAAATTTTTCTTTGAATTTACCATAACCGAATATTTAAAAATTTTTATTATTTATTTACAGGATTTTTTATAAAACCTGTTAAAAGGAAACCGATAACAACAAATAGTATTCCTATTAAATAGATGAAATTGTATGCTGTGGGCGCTGGAAATGATTTGTATATTGGCATAAGAGGTAATCCGGCATAGTTAACCGGTATGGCTGACAGCATCACTGGTATTGAATACATTGTTTCAAATGCACCGCCAACGGCAGGTGCTATTGACATGCCTATATCCCTGAAAACTGTATTCATACCTGTTGCCTCTCCTGAGCGTTCCTTTGGTACAGATCTTAAAAGCACATTTATTATACCAACAAGCATGAACGAGATGCCGGCGCCAACAAACATTGAATCAAATAGTATATCTATTACACTTGACCTTGCCATTAATAGTAATAGAAATCCAAAGAAGTTTATTGCAAGCCCTATGTATATAGATAGCCTTGGTCCCCTTACGGTTGTAACCCTTGCGGCAACTGGTGCAAAGACCATATTCATTATTGTTGCAGGCAGCATTATTATTCCAGATTCAAGTATTGTTTTGCCGAATCCACTGGGGCTTGGGTCCTGCAACATTGTTGGCACGGTAAAGAATAGAAAGTACATTGCGGCCATTGCAAAGAGCCCGACAAAATTTGATGTTATAACATTGCGCCTTTTTAACAGACCCATATCAATAAATGCGTATTTGTATGATCTTTCAAACAATACAAAGGCGGCAAAGAAGACCAGGGACATTACAAACATGAATATGATTTCAAATGATGTCCAGCCTATGGTCTGTCCCTCGGATAATGCATATATAAGCGATATTAAGCCTATGCCAAGCAGGGCCACGCCAACGAAATCTATCTTCTCCCTTCTTGGTTC
This window contains:
- a CDS encoding MFS transporter; amino-acid sequence: MYQPTKRDINITIALMAFTGTLIVYVETMIVPALPVFVKFFDTKYNDVSWILTAYIISGTVSAAIFGRLADIIGKRKVFLILSLIYAMAVSAGGFAQTLGELIAIRAIQGLGFGLFPIAFAIINDIVPKERLALAQGILSATFAIGSGIGLVLGAWITEDLGWQYSYHTAIPVAFALFILAFIYLKDFAEPRREKIDFVGVALLGIGLISLIYALSEGQTIGWTSFEIIFMFVMSLVFFAAFVLFERSYKYAFIDMGLLKRRNVITSNFVGLFAMAAMYFLFFTVPTMLQDPSPSGFGKTILESGIIMLPATIMNMVFAPVAARVTTVRGPRLSIYIGLAINFFGFLLLLMARSSVIDILFDSMFVGAGISFMLVGIINVLLRSVPKERSGEATGMNTVFRDIGMSIAPAVGGAFETMYSIPVMLSAIPVNYAGLPLMPIYKSFPAPTAYNFIYLIGILFVVIGFLLTGFIKNPVNK